The genomic interval CACCCGGTTCATCCCGTGCAGCCAGCGCTCCGGATCGGTCGCCCGCCGGGTGTAGTACGTCGCCACCTCCGGATGCGGCAGCACCAGGAACCGGTCGTCGGCCAGCGCCGCCACCACCTCCTCGGCGACCCGCTCCGGGGTGACCGCCCCGGCCGCGAGCAGGGCGGCACCCGGGCCCTCGCCCTGCTCCAGCATCGGCGTGCGCACCCCCTGCGGGCAGAGCGCCTGCACGACGACGCCCCGGTGGGCGTAGCTCGCCCGCAGCCACTCGGCGAACGCCACCGCCGCGTGTTTGGTCACCGAGTAGGGGGCGGCGCCGAGCAGGGTGAGCAGACCCGCGGCCGAGGCGGTGACCAGGAGCCGGCCGCGTCCGGCCGCCAGCCAGTCGGGCAGCAGCTCCCGGGCGGCGTACACCTGGGACATGGTGTTGACCCGCCAGGCCTGCTCCCAGGTCTCGTCGGTGGCGTCCAGCCCGCCGGTGCCGAGCACTCCGGCGTTGGCGCAGTAGAGGTCGATCCGGCCGAGCCGCTCCCGGGCGTACCGGACCAGCGCGGCGACCGCCGCCGGGTCGGCCATGTCGGCGGGGAAGACCTCGCCGCCGGTCCGGGCCGCGACCGCCCGGGCCGCGTCGGCGTCGAGGTCGTTGACCAGCACCCGGGCACCCTCGGCGGCGAACCGGGTGGCCAGCGCCGCGCCGATGCCGGAACCCGCCCCGGTCACCACCACGGCCGCACCGGGCAGGGCGAACCGGACAGCGTCAGCATCCACGATGCGGACAGTAGTCCCGTCCCGCACCGCTCGGCACTCCCCCGGCCGGGACGGTCCGGCCGCACGGGGGTGCCCGCTACCGTTCCGGGATGTCCGTCGACCTCGCCGCCACGCTGGCCCGGCCCACCACCCTCGGCGCCCTGCTCGCCGGCACCCGGCACACCCTGGCCGAACTGCTCGGCCCGGTACCCGTACCCGACCTGGACCTCGTCGCCGACCGGCGTACGTCCAGGGGCAGCGGGTCGATCCCGGGCGGCGCCTCGACCCGGCCGAGTTGGCCGGTACCAGCATCGGAGACCCGATCCCGGCCGAGTCCGCCACCAGCCCCGGCACGGCGCACTACGAGATCGACGTCCCGGCCAGTGGCGACGTGGTGTGGCTGACGGTCATCGACCACCTGCCCGAGGCCGGCGGTGGGGTGGAGGCGGTCTTCAGCCCCTGTCGCGCCTGCGTCGGCGTCGTGCTGGCCACCGCCCTGGCGCTGACCGCCGCCGAGCTGACCGGTGGCGAGTTCGTCGACGAGCAGATCCGGATGCTCCGGCCCGGGCCGACCGACCCGGGCCGGTTCGTCGCCGCGACCCGGCTGGCCCCGCCGCCGGACGACGACTTCGCCCTCGGCTGCGAGCGGTACCTGCGCCAGTTTCCGGCGCTGAACGGCTGGCCCCGGCGCCGCTCGATGCGCTGACCGGCCGGCGGCCGGCGGGCGGTGCACGGCCGGGATCCGCCGGTCGCCGCAGCGCCCGGTTGGGCGTGGTGAAAAGCTGACGGGTATGAGTTCCGACAGCGCACCACCCGCTCCGCCGGTCAGCACCAGCCCGAACGACTCCGACGACGGCTCCGGCACCTTCGCCGACCTCGGGCTGCGGACCGAACTCCTGGACGCGCTCGGCACGCTCGGCTACGAGGAGCCGACCGCCATCCAGCGGGCCGCCATCCCGCCCCTGCTGGCCGGCCAGGACCTGCTCGGCCAGGCCGCCACCGGGACCGGGAAGACCGCCGCGTTCGCGCTGCCGCTGCTGCACCGGCTGCCGGAGGGGCGGCGTTCCGGTGCGCCGGTGGCGCTGATCCTGGTACCGACCCGGGAACTGGCGGTGCAGGTCTCCGAGGCGATCCACCGGTACGGCCGCGAACTCGGCGTACGGGTGCTGCCGATCTACGGGGGCCAGCCGATCGCCCGGCAACTGCGGGCACTGGACGGCGGAGTGGACGTGGTGGTGGCCACCCCGGGACGGGCGCTGGACCACATCGCCCGGGACACTCTCCGACTCGACGGCCTCGCGACCGTCGTGCTGGACGAGGCGGACGAGATGCTCGACATGGGGTTCGCCGAGGACATCGAGGCGATCCTGCAACACGTACCGGAGCAACGGCAGACGGTGCTCTTCTCCGCCACCATGCCGGCCCGGATCGACGGGATGGCCCGGCAGTACCTGCGGGACCCGGCCCGGATCGAGATCGGCCGGCAGCCGGCGCCCACCGGCACCGCCCCGCTGGTCCGGCAGACCGCGTACGTGGTCGCCCGGGCGCACAAGCCGGCCGCGCTCGGCCGGGTACTCGACGTCGAGGCGCCGACCGCGGCGATCGTCTTCTGCCGCAGCCGGGAGGAGGTCGACCGGCTCACCGAGACGATGAACGGTCGCGGCTACCGGGCCGAGGCGCTGCACGGCGGGATGACCCAGGAGCAGCGGGACCGGGTGATGGGCCGGCTCCGGGCGGGTACCGCCGACCTGCTGGTGGCGACCGACGTGGCCGCCCGGGGGCTGGACATCGAGCAGCTCACCCACGTGGTGAACTACGACGTGCCGTCGGCCCCGGAGTCCTACGTGCACCGGATCGGCCGGGTCGGCCGGGCCGGCCGGCAGGGGGTGGCGATCACCCTGGCCGAGCCGCGCGAGCACCGGATGCTCAAGACCATCGAGCGGACCACCGGGCAGCGGATCTCGATCGACAAGATTCCGACCGTGGCCGACCTGCGGACCCGGCGGCTGGAGATGACCCGGGCGGCGCTGCACGAGAGCCTGCTGGAGGACGACCTCGACCCGTTCCGGGTGATCGTGGAGACCCTCACCGACGAGTTCGACGTGATGGAGGTGGCGCTGGCGGCGGTCAAGCTGGCGCACGAGTCGGCCGGAGGCGGCCCGGTCGACGAGGAGGAGGACATCCCGCAGGTGGCGTTCCGGTCCGACCGGGACGGCCGGGCCCGCCGCGACGGTGGCCGGGACGGCGGCCGGGACGACCGGCGCGCCGCCCGGCCCCGCTCCGGCGACATGGCCTGCCTCTTCATCGGGGTCGGCCGGCGGGCCGGGATCCGCCCGCAGGATCTGGTCGGGGCGATCACCGGCGAGACGGCGGTCAGCGGCCGGGAGATCGGCTCGATCGAGATCGCCGACCGGTTCTCGCTGGTCGAGGTGCCGAGGTCGGCGGCGAACGAGGTGATCACCCGGCTCCGGCAGAGCACCATCAAGGGCCGCAAGGCGACGGTACGCCGGGATCGCGAGGTCGGCCGCGACCAGCGCGACGGCTGAGTCGCCGCCCCGCCGCGACCGACGACGTGGCCGGGTCGCCGGCCGTGGCGACCGGCGGCAGGGCCGGGGCGCCGCCCGTGGCGGCCGGCGGCAGGGCCGGGTCGACGCTGTCAGCGGGTCGGCGCCGGTGCCGGAGGGACGGGGTAGCGGACCCGACGGACCCGACGGACCGTCATCGGAGGAGGGGCAGGTGGACGGGGCGGACCCGGATCGCTGGTCGGCGGTCGCCGCGGGCTGGGCCGAACTGTGGGGTGGCTTCGCCGAGCCGGTCTGGCGGGTCGTCGCGGCGGCCGGCGGGATCGGGCCGGGTTCCCGGGTGCTCGACGTCGGCTGTGGCGGCGGCGACCTGCTCGGCTATCTCGACCGGCTCGGCGCGACGACCGCCGGGATCGACCCGGCGCCCGGGATGCTGGCGCTGGCCAGGTCCCGGCTTCCCACCGCCGACCTGCGGATCGGCGACGCCGAGCGGCTACCCTGGCCGGATCGGACGTTCGACCTGGTGACCTCGGTCAACGCCGTGCAGTTCGCCGACGACACCCTGGACGCGCTGGCCGAGTTCGTCCGGGTCACCCGCCCCGGCGGCCTGGTCGCGATCGCGAACTGGGCGGAGGGGCGGCAGAACGACCTGGACACGGTCGAGCGGGCGGTCGCGTACGCCGCCGGCGAGGAGCCGCTGCCCGACGGCGAGTTGCGGGAGCCCGGTGGGCTCGAACGGCTGCTCGCCGACGGTGGGCTCGACCTGGTGGCGGCCGGGCTGGTCCAGGTCCCCTGGTACGTGCCCGACGACGACGCGCTGGTGCGTGGCGTACTGCTGGGCGAGGATCCGGAGACGATCGCCGCCACCGCGCCGACGGTACGGGAGGCGGCCCACCCGTTCCGGCAGCCGGACGGCGGCTACCGCCTCGACAACGCGTTCCGGTACGCCGTCGGCCGTACTCCCGGTCCCCGACCGTGCTCCGTACACCTCGCTCGGGCTGGTTGACCGGACGACCGCGACACCCCGCCGACCAGGCGTACCGGATGTACTATCAATTCACAGTCATCAATTGACTGTCGTCGGACGACCCGATCTCGCGGGGTGAGCGAACCCATGACACTGCCGCTACTCGTACCCGCGTCGGCCCGACCCCGTCGGGCCCTGACCGTGCTGGCCACGCTGGCGCTGCTGCTGGCCGGATCGCCCGCCTCCCCCGCCCGGGCCGCCGACCTCGACCGGGCCGCCGACGTCGACCGAGCCCCGGTGGACAACCCCTACCTCGGCGCGACGGCGTACGTGAACCCGGAGTGGTCCGCCCGGGCCCGCGCCGAACCCGGCGGGGCGGCCGTCGCCGACCAGCCGACCGGGGTCTGGCTGGACCGGATCGCCGCCGTCGCCGGCACGCCGGGACGGATGGGGCTGCGCGCCCACCTGACCTCGGCGCTGGCGCAGGGCGCCGACCTGGTGCAGCTGATCCTCTACAACCTGCCCGGCCGGGATTGCAACCGCCGGGTCGGCTACGGCGAGCTGGCCATCGACGAGCTCGACCGGTACCGGACCGAGTTCGTCGACCCGATCGTCGCGATCCTCGCCGACCCGAGCTACGCGGGGCTGCGGATCGTCACCGTCGTGGAGCCGAACTCGCTGCCGAACCTGGTCACCCACACCTCGCCGCGCCCCGCCGCGACCGCCGGCTGCGACCGTGCCAAGGCCGGCGGCGTGCACCTCGCCGGCATCGGCTACGCGCTCGCGCGGCTGGCCACCGTGCCGAACGTCTACGCCTACCTGGACGCCAGCCACCACGGCCAACTCGGCTGGTCGGACGACGGGGCCGCGACGGCGGCACTGCTACACCAGGCGGCCACCACCGCCGGCAGCACCCCGGCGGCCGTGCACGGCTTCACCGTCAACGTCGCCAACTATTCGGTACTGCGCGAGCCCTACCTCGACGCCGACGACGTGGTGCACGGCCAGCCGGTCCGGGAGACGCCCTGGATCGCCGGCAACGCGTACGTCGACGAGCTGCCGTACGCCCGGCAACTGCGCCAGCACCTGGTCGCCGTCGGCTTCTCCACCCGGATCGGCATGCTGGTCGACACCTCCCGCAACGGCTGGGGCGGACCGGCCCGGCCCACCGGCCCGGGACCGTCGACCAGCGCCGAGGAGTACGTCGAGGCGGGCCGGACCGACCGGCGCGGCTATCTCGGCAACTGGTGCAACCAGGTCGGCGCCGGACTCGGCGAGCGGCCGGTCGCGGCTCCGGAGGCCGGCATCGACGCGTACGCCTGGATCAAGCCGCCCGGCGAGTCCGACGGGGCCAGCGACGTGCTCGGGGCGAACCGGCCGTACGAGCCGATGTGCGACCCGACGTACCGCCCGCACCTCTTCCCGACGGTGACCAGTGGGGCGATGCAGAACGCCCCGCAGGTCGGCGAGTGGTTCCCGCCGCACTTCCGGCAACTGCTGGCCAACGCCTGGCCGCCGCTCTGATTGACCACTCTGGACGGCGCTCTGACTGCGACCGTGCTCCGGCCGGGCAAGCCGGAGCAGCGGCCCGCCCTCAGTAGTAGTTCCGCATCAGCTCCTCCGCCCAGCCCGGCTGGGTCACCGGGGTGCGCGGGGCGAACTCCCGCAGGTACGGCTTGACGTCCAGCACCGGCGTACCGTCGAGGGCGTCCAGGTCGGCCACGTGCAGGTCCCGGCCGTCGACCCGGAGCAGACGGCAGCGCGAGACGGCGAGCCGGTTCGGCCGGTTCGGACCCCGCGAGGCGAAGATGCCGACCACCGGGAAACGGTTGTCGCCGCGCGGATGCCGGGCCGCCGGGCTCACCCGGTCGGCGTCGACCCGGTCGAAGAGGAACACCACCTCGAGGTGGGAGAAGTCGGCCAGCCCGAGGGCCGCGTCGGCGGGCAGGTGTTCGGCGATCCGGATCACGGACCGCACGTCCCGCCACTCGTCCTCGAACGCCTCGGCCCGGCCGCCGATCACCCGGCCGACCGGCTCCACCTGATAGCTCATCTCCACCTCGAAGTAGTAGTAGTTCGGGCTGTCATCGTAGGGACCGCGCCGCCGCCTCCGTCGCACTGGGTAATCCAGACCGGCTCCAGAAATTGGGGTACGCCGGTTGCTACCGTTTACCGGCCCGCCGGGAAAAAGGGGGTGACCAGGCACATTGTCTTCACTCGACCACACCGTCGACCCGCAATTCGCGCGGGTGTCGGTCATCGTCCCGAACTACAACAAGGAAAAGACCCTCCGGGCCTGTCTCGCCGCGGTCTACGCGCAGACCCGCCCGCCGGCCGAGGTGATCGTCGTCGACGACGCGAGTACCGACCGGTCGCGGCAGATCGCGGCCGAGTTCCCCTGCACCGTACTGGCGTTCCCGGCCAACCGGGGCGTCTCGGCGGCGAGGAACGCCGGTGCCGCCCGAGCCGGCGGTGACCTGCTCTTCTTCGTCGACTCGGACATCGCGCTGGCGCCCGACGCGGTGGCCGGGGCGGTGGCGGAACTGCGGGCCCATCCGGGCTGCGGCGTGGTGCAGGGGATCTACGACCTGACGCCGCTCTTCCCGGACGGGCCGGTCGAGTCCTACAAGACGCTCTTCGAACACTTCTGGCGGCGCCGCGACGTCGGGGTCACCGCGATCACCATGTTCGCGCTCACCGCCGTTCCCCGGGCGGTCTTCGAGCTGGTGGGCGGCTTCGACGAACGGCTGCGGGACGCCGAGGACGTCGAGTTCGGCACCCGCCTGCCGGCGTCGTACGAGATCCGCACCAGCGACCGGGTGGTGGGCCGGCACGACGACGTGGACCGGCTGGGGCCGTACCTGTCGGAGCACTTCCGCCGAGCCCGCACGTACGCCGGAGCGGTCGTCGCGGCGCGCTGGGCGCCCGGGTCGGCGAAGTCCGATGTGGATCAGGCTGAGCGGCGGGCGCCGCACCGGATCGACCTCGGCTCGGTCGTCGGACTCTTCGGCAGCGCCCTCGCGGTGGCCGGGCTGCCGCTGGCCGCCTGGTCACCGTGGCTGCTGCCGGTGCCGCTGGCCGGGCTGGTCGCCTTCCTCGGCGCGGACCGGGCGCTGCTCGGGTTCGCACTGCGGCAGCGCGGGCCGGGCTTCCTGCTCTTCGCCACCGGGATGCGGTTCCTGACCCACCTGACCGAGTTCACCGGGCTGGCGCTCGGGCTGGGCCGGGCCCTGCTCCGGCGTCCCCGGCCCGGCCGGGTCGCCCCGCTGGCCCCGGAGTCGACCCGGTGACCCGCCCACCCGGCCCAACCCCCTCGACCCGCCCCACCGGCCAGACCGGCTCGGTCGACCGGGCTGGCCGGGGTCGGCTGGGCGCGGTGGTCGAGGCGGTGCAGCGCGCGATCGGGCGGCGGCCCGGCTGGTGGCGACGGGTCAACCAACTGCTGGTCGTGGTCTTCGTGCTGGCCCTGACGGCCGGGCTGGTGCTGTTCCTGCGGGACCAGGACTGGACACCGGTCCGGGCGCTGGCGCAGCGGCTCGACCCGGTCCAGGTCGGACTGGTACTCGGCGGTGCGCTGCTGGTCAACTCGGTCGGGCTGCTGCTCGGGTACCACTCCTGGCAGGCGCTCTTCGTCGACCTCGGTGCGGCGGTGGACCGGTGGACCGCCGCCCGGTTGTTCTTCGTCGGCTTCCTCGCCAAGTTCGTCCCGGGCCGGTTCGTCGCGCTGCCGGTACTGCTCCGGATGGGTAAGGAGATCAACGTCGGGGCGGTACGGCTCGCGGGGGTCTTCGGACTCAGCTGGGTGGTGGTGGCGCTGACCGGGATGACCGTCGGCCTCGCGGCCGGGCCGGCGGTACTGGACCGGGCGACCGGCTGGATGCTGCTCGCCGTACTGCCGCTGGTGGCGCTCTTCGTCCGCCCGGACCTGCTCAACCGGGGGCTTGCCGGGACGGCGCGACTGTTGCGCCGGCCACCGCCGCAGGTGAGCGCGTCCCGGGCCGGCGTCCGGCGGGCGATCACCACGCAGTCGCTCTCCTGGGTGGTCTCCGGGCACCACCTCTGGCTGCTGGCGGTGACGGCCGGCGCCCCGCCGCTGCGCTCCTACCTGGTCTGTGTGGCCGGTTTCGCCGCCGCCACCGTGGCCGGGTTGCTGGTGATGGTCGTCCCGGACGGGCTGGGCGTCCGGGAGGCGGTGCTGATGGTGGGGCTGTCGACCGTGATGCCGGTGTCGGTGGCCGCCCCGGTGGTGCTGACCAGCCGGCTGGTCTGCGCACTCAGCGAGGTCGCGGTCGGCGCGGGCGGGCTGCTGCTCGCCCAGTACGTCCACCGGCGCCGGCTCGGCCCTCGCGGTGGTGCCGACCCCGCACTGACCGGCTGACCCGGATCCCGTTCCCGCCGGTCGTCCGGCCAGCCAGTCGGAAAGCGTCGTCGTTCCCGGAAACCGCCGGGATCCCGTCCAGGTCGAGAAATGATCGCGTCCACGTCGAGAATGTCGGTGACACCATGTCGAATGCGTTGGTCCGTGCGGTGGCACGGCTGATCCGAGTCCCGGTACGGGTACTCGTCCGAGCCAATCCCAGGATCAACAGGGCGTGGTGGAACGTCCAGTACGCCCTGGGGTTCTGGCGCTATCTCGACGACATGTCCGACGGGGACATGCCGCTGTCACTGATCGAGAGCTGGGCGCCCCGACCGGCGATTCTGGACCTGGGTTGCGGCACCAGTGCCAACCTGCCGCTGACGCCGGGTCGATACCGGCACTACCACGGTGTCGACCTCAGTTCCCGGGCGATCGAGGCGGCCCGGGCCCTGGACCGGCCGGACACCACGTTCGAGGTGGCCGACATCCGCACCTTCGACACGACGCACCGGTACGACGCGATCCTGCTCCGTGAGGTCGTCTACTACCTGACCGAGACCGAGGCCGCCGAACTGCTGCGGCGGCTGCCCGCGATGCTGACGCCCCGGGGCCGGATCGTCGTGCAGATCTACGACGAGGCCCCGGCCGAGGAGTTCGCCCGGATCGTCCGGGCCTGCGGCCTCTCGGTCGCCGAGGAGGTCCCCGCGCGCCTCGGGGACGATCCTGCCGGTGCCTTCTTCGTGCTGACCGGTCAGGAGGGGATGGAGCGGGCCGATGGCACCGGGCGCGGCGGATCCGCCGGGTTGGATTCCGCCGAGCCGGCCATCGAGCCGGGTCACGCCGGGCCGGGTCGCGCCCCCTCGGGCGACTCCCGGTCGGGTGACGCCGAGCCGGTCGCCGGGATCAGACCGGGACCCGCCGCTCCCACCACGGCCGCACGGTGACGGGTTCGCTGCGCAGCAGCCGCCGGTGCAGGTCCTGGAGCCGGTGTCCCGGCTCCACCCCGAGCCGGTCGGCCAGGGTGATCCGGGCGTCCTCGAAGGCGGTCAGCGCCTCGGCCCGCCGCGACGTCTGGCCGAGGACCACCAGCAGCAGTTCCCAGAGCCGCTCCCGCATCGGCTGCTCGGCGAGCATGCAGCGCAGCTCGGAGACGAGGTTCTCCACGTCGCCGAGGAGCAGCCGTACCCCGGTGGCCTCCTCCACCGCGTCCTGCCGCAGCTCGGTGAGACGGATCCGTTCCGCCTCGGCCAGCGGCCCCGTCGCCTCCTGGAGCGCCAGGCCGGACCAGCGGGACAGCGCCTGCTGGAAACAGTCGAGCGCCCGGGACAGCTCGCCCTGGGCCCGGGCCGCCCGGGCCACCCTGACGTCGTGCTCGAACCGGGTGACGTCGACGGCGACCGCCGGGACGTCGAGGGTGTATCCCGGGCGGGTGGACCGGAGTACCCGGGCCAGTGCCGGCGGCCGGCCCGGATGCTCCAGCACCCGGCGCAGCCGGCCGATGTAGGTGTGCACCATGTTCTCCACCGAATCGGGCCGGCGCCCGTTCCAGATCGCGTCGACGATCTGCGGCACCGACATCACCATCCCGCAGCGCAGTGCCAGCACGGCGAGCACCTCCCGCTGCCGGGGAGTGCCCAGGTAGAGGTTGGTACCGCCCCGCTCGGCCCGGATCGGACCGAGCAGCAGGATCTTCAGGTCGTCTTCCGACATCTTCACTTCCCCCTAGAGAGGCATCGCTGCTTCCCCCCGCACGGCCGGGCCACGCTGCCCGACGTCGTCGTACGCGAAACGGCACGTCGTCACTACCGGTCGGCACCGGGTACGACGAACCGCAGTCCCCGGTCGAGCAACCGGGGAAGTACGGTTTCCAGGGCTGCCACGGTCTGCGACCGGTCGCCGCCGCCGTCGTGGCAGAGCAGGACGTGCCCGGGCCGGCACCGGGACAGCCGCCGGACGATCCGGTCCACCCCCGGGCTGCGCCAGTCGCTCGGGTTGACCGTCCAGTCCACCGGCACCAGGCCGAGGTCGGCGGTGGTCCGCAGTACCGTCGACGACCAGTTGCCGCCCGGTGCGCGGAACAGCCGGGGCGTGGTCCCGGCGGCGTCCTCGATCTGTCGCTGCGCCGCCACGATCTCGCTACGCAGCCGCGGCGCGGGCAGCGCGGCGAACGGCTGCGGATGCGTCATCGAGTGGTTGCCGACCAGGTGTCCGGCGTCGCGGATCCGGCGGGCCAGCCCGGGGTGTTCGGCGACCCGGGCACCGATCAGGAAGAAGGTGGCCCGGACCCGGTGCCGGTCGAGCAGGTCCAGGATCCGGGGCGTCCACTCGGGATGCGGCCCGTCGTCGACGGTGAGTGCCACGCTCTGCCCGGCCACCCCGAAGACCGGCCGGTGTCCGTCGCCGAGCATCGGCCGGCGGCACCGGAACTGCTGTGCCCGGAGCGCGAACAACAGGTAGTGCAACGCCTGGGCCGACAGGTACGGCCAGGAGATCCGCCCGGTGCCCGGCTGCCCGGTCATCGCCGGCCCGCCTCGTCCGGGCCGGGGTTCCGCCGGAGGCTCGCCGCGTCCGGGTTCAGCCGCTCCACCCGGGCCGGGACCTCGTCGACGCCGATCTCCGGGAGGCGCCCCCGGCCACCGATCGGCCCGCTCATCGCGGCAATTTCGCGGCGGGCACCCGGGCCGGGCCGAAGTCCCGGTCCACCAGGTGCCGCAGCCCTCCGACGACGGCACCGGCCACGATGGTCACCTGGACGAGCAGGTGCACGGCGTAGAAGAAGGCGGCGAAGCCCGGGCCGCGGCGGCGCAGTACGAAGCGCAGCAGTCCCGGGTCGGCGGCGACGAAGAGCGCCAGCAGGACGAGTGGGACCGCGAGCAGCACCGGGGCGTACAGCCCGAGCGGCAGGGTCAGCGGCACCAGGGCGGCGCTGAGCAGTCCGGCCGGGGTGTTGGCCCGGATCCCGGCCGGTCCGCGCTCGGCCCGGGCGACCGGGACGAGGAGCTGGGAGCGGCCGAACTGCTTGCGCAGCAGCCGACCCAGGTGGCTGTCGTCGTCGTGCCGGCAGACCACGGTGTCGGTCAGCACGATGCCGTAGCGGTCGCCCATCCGGTCGCCGATCTCGACGTCCTCGGAGGCGCGCAGCCGCTCGTCGAATCCGCCGACGTCGGCGAAGACCGCCCGGCGGATCAGGCAGACCGCGAAGAGGGTGGTGCGGACCCGGCCGACGTGGCGCAGCCGCCAGTAGTGGCCGTGCAGCAGCCGGTACGCCTCGACCGGGCCGTCGTCGTGCAGCGGCCGGAGCGCGTAGATGCCGTGTACGCAGGCGACGTCCGGCTCGGCGGTGAGGATCGCCAGCGCGTTGGCCAGGGCGTCGGGCTCGGGGGCGCAGTCGGAGTCGACGAAGAAGAGCAGCTCGCCGACGCTGGCCCGGATGCCCCGGTTGCGGGCGGCCGCCGGCCCCGCGTTGCGGTCGGTGACCAGCAGCCGGCACGGAAACTCGGCGGCGATCTCCCGGGTGTCGTCGGTGCTGGCGTCGTCGACGACGATGACCTCGGTGACCGGGTGCCGTTGCGCGTAGACGGCCGCCAGGCAGGCGCGGAGAGTCTTCGAGCCGTTGTGTACGGGGATGATGACCGACACCGTCGGCGACATGTTCACCCACCTCAGCGGGATTGCGGGACAACCGTCAGGGACATTGACATTACGAGATCTACTCCGTCGCGACCAAGCTATCCAGTCGGTTGTCGACTGGCAAGCGTTGCCTTACGTAGTCAAGGTTGCGTCCAGCACCGATCCAGAGAAGATCCCGTACCAATCGATAGCGTCACGACATGCCCAATCTGGTCAGCCTGTCCGATTGCGATCGACTCACCGTTCGCGAGGTGCACGACCTCTATCGTCGTTACGTCAACGCGAGCCAGGTCAGCCTGATGACCTCGTTCGGGTTCGGCCGGGAATTGGTCGACCACGCCGAAGGCGCACACCTGGTACTC from Plantactinospora sp. BC1 carries:
- a CDS encoding lysylphosphatidylglycerol synthase domain-containing protein is translated as MTRPPGPTPSTRPTGQTGSVDRAGRGRLGAVVEAVQRAIGRRPGWWRRVNQLLVVVFVLALTAGLVLFLRDQDWTPVRALAQRLDPVQVGLVLGGALLVNSVGLLLGYHSWQALFVDLGAAVDRWTAARLFFVGFLAKFVPGRFVALPVLLRMGKEINVGAVRLAGVFGLSWVVVALTGMTVGLAAGPAVLDRATGWMLLAVLPLVALFVRPDLLNRGLAGTARLLRRPPPQVSASRAGVRRAITTQSLSWVVSGHHLWLLAVTAGAPPLRSYLVCVAGFAAATVAGLLVMVVPDGLGVREAVLMVGLSTVMPVSVAAPVVLTSRLVCALSEVAVGAGGLLLAQYVHRRRLGPRGGADPALTG
- a CDS encoding glycoside hydrolase family 6 protein, which gives rise to MTLPLLVPASARPRRALTVLATLALLLAGSPASPARAADLDRAADVDRAPVDNPYLGATAYVNPEWSARARAEPGGAAVADQPTGVWLDRIAAVAGTPGRMGLRAHLTSALAQGADLVQLILYNLPGRDCNRRVGYGELAIDELDRYRTEFVDPIVAILADPSYAGLRIVTVVEPNSLPNLVTHTSPRPAATAGCDRAKAGGVHLAGIGYALARLATVPNVYAYLDASHHGQLGWSDDGAATAALLHQAATTAGSTPAAVHGFTVNVANYSVLREPYLDADDVVHGQPVRETPWIAGNAYVDELPYARQLRQHLVAVGFSTRIGMLVDTSRNGWGGPARPTGPGPSTSAEEYVEAGRTDRRGYLGNWCNQVGAGLGERPVAAPEAGIDAYAWIKPPGESDGASDVLGANRPYEPMCDPTYRPHLFPTVTSGAMQNAPQVGEWFPPHFRQLLANAWPPL
- a CDS encoding SAM-dependent methyltransferase, with the protein product MRRRRRRGPYDDSPNYYYFEVEMSYQVEPVGRVIGGRAEAFEDEWRDVRSVIRIAEHLPADAALGLADFSHLEVVFLFDRVDADRVSPAARHPRGDNRFPVVGIFASRGPNRPNRLAVSRCRLLRVDGRDLHVADLDALDGTPVLDVKPYLREFAPRTPVTQPGWAEELMRNYY
- a CDS encoding trans-aconitate 2-methyltransferase; the protein is MSNALVRAVARLIRVPVRVLVRANPRINRAWWNVQYALGFWRYLDDMSDGDMPLSLIESWAPRPAILDLGCGTSANLPLTPGRYRHYHGVDLSSRAIEAARALDRPDTTFEVADIRTFDTTHRYDAILLREVVYYLTETEAAELLRRLPAMLTPRGRIVVQIYDEAPAEEFARIVRACGLSVAEEVPARLGDDPAGAFFVLTGQEGMERADGTGRGGSAGLDSAEPAIEPGHAGPGRAPSGDSRSGDAEPVAGIRPGPAAPTTAAR
- a CDS encoding DEAD/DEAH box helicase, whose product is MSSDSAPPAPPVSTSPNDSDDGSGTFADLGLRTELLDALGTLGYEEPTAIQRAAIPPLLAGQDLLGQAATGTGKTAAFALPLLHRLPEGRRSGAPVALILVPTRELAVQVSEAIHRYGRELGVRVLPIYGGQPIARQLRALDGGVDVVVATPGRALDHIARDTLRLDGLATVVLDEADEMLDMGFAEDIEAILQHVPEQRQTVLFSATMPARIDGMARQYLRDPARIEIGRQPAPTGTAPLVRQTAYVVARAHKPAALGRVLDVEAPTAAIVFCRSREEVDRLTETMNGRGYRAEALHGGMTQEQRDRVMGRLRAGTADLLVATDVAARGLDIEQLTHVVNYDVPSAPESYVHRIGRVGRAGRQGVAITLAEPREHRMLKTIERTTGQRISIDKIPTVADLRTRRLEMTRAALHESLLEDDLDPFRVIVETLTDEFDVMEVALAAVKLAHESAGGGPVDEEEDIPQVAFRSDRDGRARRDGGRDGGRDDRRAARPRSGDMACLFIGVGRRAGIRPQDLVGAITGETAVSGREIGSIEIADRFSLVEVPRSAANEVITRLRQSTIKGRKATVRRDREVGRDQRDG
- a CDS encoding glycosyltransferase family 2 protein — protein: MSVIVPNYNKEKTLRACLAAVYAQTRPPAEVIVVDDASTDRSRQIAAEFPCTVLAFPANRGVSAARNAGAARAGGDLLFFVDSDIALAPDAVAGAVAELRAHPGCGVVQGIYDLTPLFPDGPVESYKTLFEHFWRRRDVGVTAITMFALTAVPRAVFELVGGFDERLRDAEDVEFGTRLPASYEIRTSDRVVGRHDDVDRLGPYLSEHFRRARTYAGAVVAARWAPGSAKSDVDQAERRAPHRIDLGSVVGLFGSALAVAGLPLAAWSPWLLPVPLAGLVAFLGADRALLGFALRQRGPGFLLFATGMRFLTHLTEFTGLALGLGRALLRRPRPGRVAPLAPESTR
- a CDS encoding class I SAM-dependent methyltransferase — translated: MDGADPDRWSAVAAGWAELWGGFAEPVWRVVAAAGGIGPGSRVLDVGCGGGDLLGYLDRLGATTAGIDPAPGMLALARSRLPTADLRIGDAERLPWPDRTFDLVTSVNAVQFADDTLDALAEFVRVTRPGGLVAIANWAEGRQNDLDTVERAVAYAAGEEPLPDGELREPGGLERLLADGGLDLVAAGLVQVPWYVPDDDALVRGVLLGEDPETIAATAPTVREAAHPFRQPDGGYRLDNAFRYAVGRTPGPRPCSVHLARAG
- a CDS encoding SDR family oxidoreductase, with the protein product MDADAVRFALPGAAVVVTGAGSGIGAALATRFAAEGARVLVNDLDADAARAVAARTGGEVFPADMADPAAVAALVRYARERLGRIDLYCANAGVLGTGGLDATDETWEQAWRVNTMSQVYAARELLPDWLAAGRGRLLVTASAAGLLTLLGAAPYSVTKHAAVAFAEWLRASYAHRGVVVQALCPQGVRTPMLEQGEGPGAALLAAGAVTPERVAEEVVAALADDRFLVLPHPEVATYYTRRATDPERWLHGMNRVQRDLERSAAEGDTDGHDGGGTGPR